ATTTATTTAGAATGATTTAATGATGCAAAAATACGAACTAATTTCCGCAATCTCAAATCGAAGATATCTATTTTAATGATTCTGATATTAATAGCGATCTTCAAGGCAACTATTTATGTTAAAAATAGATAAATTTCTTCTCATCATGTGAAGATTTCATTCGGGATTTTAACCTTGAATCGTATTTTCGATCTATAAAGAAAATAGGTAATGAAACAAAAAGTAGCCGCTTTTTTTGTATTGTTTTTCACGATAGTATCTTATGGTCAGACTACAAGATTTGTTTATGAAACGCTTGTAAATCCGGATTCCATCAATCTGGTGAGTATGAAAAGTGAAAGAACTTTTCTGGATATTAAAGGAGATCATTCTTTATTTATCAGCGAAAATAAATTGAAAAGAGATTCTCTTTTTACTGCTGTCAGATCAGAAATGAAAGAAAATCATAAAAAAGAGGAAAAAGATTTTTCAAAAATAGAAGGAAAGAAAAATTTTGAACCTACTTTTTTTGAATATTTTATTACTAAGACTATTCCCGACCAAAAAGTGTATTATTATGAAAAGGCAGCCGGAAGACAAATTTATTATCAGGAAGACAGACCTGTAAAGTGGGACGTAACAAATATTGTTGAAAAACAGAATGGATATTCTGCTCAAAAAGCAGTTGCTGAGTTTGGAGGAAGAGTCTGGACGGCATGGTTTACCAAAGAGATTCCTTTCTCTGACGGGCCTTATAAATTCTCCGGATTACCCGGACTGATTGTAAAACTGGAAGATGATAAAGGAGATTATAAATTTGACCTTGTTAAAAAGATTACCGTTAAGAATGCTTTCGAAGAACAGGTAAGCTCCGATGCTAAACAAAGTACGAGAGTCAACTTCCATGGTGATAAAGCTGCTCTGGAACTGGAGTTGGGTAAAAACAGAAAAGATATGGCAGGGAATAGTGGAGATGGAAATATGAATTTCGGAGGGGGAAGACATGGCGGCGGAATGGGCGGCGGTGGTATGAATGGAGGAGGAATGAGAGGAGGCCATGGCGGTGGCGGAATGCACAGAGGCGGAATGGGAGGCGATAATCAAGGAGGTCCGATATCACAAAGTCCATCTGCAGGAATTTCTTCTACAACTACAGTCCAGAACCCCATTGAATTAAAATAAATAAAAATATAAATGAAAAAATTAGGTATCATCGCATTAGCGCTCTTCATACAGAATGTTTCTGCACAGACAAACAGGTTTGTGTATCAGGTGACTATGAAGCCTGATGCCGAAAATAAAACAGATATCAAGACGGAAAACGCGTATCTGGATATTTCTCCGGAAAAATCAGTGTTTTATTCTGAAAACAGGATTAAAAGAGATTCCATCATGCAAAAAGCATTTCAAGGTGGAGGCGGAAGAGGAAGTATCAACAGAGATCAGATGGAAGGTTTGAGAACGAATATCAACTACTCTGTAGAAAAGGATAAGACGAACCAAAAGACGTATTTTAAAGACAGAATAGGACGTGATCTCTATTCTTATGAAGAAGACAGGCCACTGAACTGGAAAATTGAATCGGAAACAAGAAAAATAGGCGAATACAAGGTTCAGAAGGCTGAAACGGATTTTGGAGGGAGAAAATGGACAGCATGGTTTACAACAGATCTTCCTTATCAGGATGGACCTTATAAATTCGGAGGACTTCCTGGACTGATTGTAAAAGTTGAAGATGATAAAGGCGATTACTCTTTTGATTTAATGAAGAATTATAAAATTGCTGAGTTTCCTACTTTGAACCAGTTTGGTAATACATTAAAAGTGAAAAGAGGAGATTATTTAAAACAGCAGCAAAAGTTTAAAACCGACCCCATGTCATTCATGAATCAAAGTGGTGGAGGTATTACTGCTCCAATGAGAATAGGTGGTGGAAGAGGTCCTGGAGGCGGTGGAAACCAGAATCCTGCTGATATGAGAAAGAGAATGGAAGAAAGGGTGAAGGAAGAAGCGAAGAAAAATTCTAACCCTATCGAATTGCAATAAATAAAAAATGCGGTCTTATCGTGAGACCGCATTTTTTTATATCATCTTTTTGATGAAATTATTTTAATAGCTGGTTGAAAGTATCACCCTGTCTGATATCTCCGGTGTTGTAACCTTTCATAAACCATTCTTTACGCTGAGCAGAAGATCCGTGAGTGAAGCTTTCCTGATTCACATATCCCTGTGCTCTTTTCTGGATGTTATCATCTCCAACAGCTTCTGCAGCATCTATCGCGGATTCAATGTCTCCGGGCTCCAAAATATGTTTGCTGTCATTGGTTCTTTTAGCCCAGACTCCGGCATAAAAATCAGCCTGTAGCTCTGTAGCAACAGACACTCTGTTCATTTGCTCTTCAGAATATCTTCCGCTTCTTCTTAATTGATCTACTTTTTGGGTCGTTCCTAAAAGAGTCTGCACATGGTGTCCCACTTCGTGAGCAAGCACATAGGCTACTGTAAATTCTGTTACTTTAGCCCCAAACTTTTGCTG
This sequence is a window from Chryseobacterium culicis. Protein-coding genes within it:
- a CDS encoding GLPGLI family protein, encoding MKQKVAAFFVLFFTIVSYGQTTRFVYETLVNPDSINLVSMKSERTFLDIKGDHSLFISENKLKRDSLFTAVRSEMKENHKKEEKDFSKIEGKKNFEPTFFEYFITKTIPDQKVYYYEKAAGRQIYYQEDRPVKWDVTNIVEKQNGYSAQKAVAEFGGRVWTAWFTKEIPFSDGPYKFSGLPGLIVKLEDDKGDYKFDLVKKITVKNAFEEQVSSDAKQSTRVNFHGDKAALELELGKNRKDMAGNSGDGNMNFGGGRHGGGMGGGGMNGGGMRGGHGGGGMHRGGMGGDNQGGPISQSPSAGISSTTTVQNPIELK
- a CDS encoding GLPGLI family protein, producing MKKLGIIALALFIQNVSAQTNRFVYQVTMKPDAENKTDIKTENAYLDISPEKSVFYSENRIKRDSIMQKAFQGGGGRGSINRDQMEGLRTNINYSVEKDKTNQKTYFKDRIGRDLYSYEEDRPLNWKIESETRKIGEYKVQKAETDFGGRKWTAWFTTDLPYQDGPYKFGGLPGLIVKVEDDKGDYSFDLMKNYKIAEFPTLNQFGNTLKVKRGDYLKQQQKFKTDPMSFMNQSGGGITAPMRIGGGRGPGGGGNQNPADMRKRMEERVKEEAKKNSNPIELQ
- a CDS encoding neutral zinc metallopeptidase; translated protein: MKWTDDRGGNVDDRRGSGGGGGGMIVGGGLGTLIIAAIVFFLGGDPSGILNSGSMQSSGNSGEQRELTASEKQIGEMVDMMAKWNILTWDQIFKENGMTYSAPQVVLFENTTSSACGTAQSAMGPFYCPADQKVYMDMSFFGELQQKFGAKVTEFTVAYVLAHEVGHHVQTLLGTTQKVDQLRRSGRYSEEQMNRVSVATELQADFYAGVWAKRTNDSKHILEPGDIESAIDAAEAVGDDNIQKRAQGYVNQESFTHGSSAQRKEWFMKGYNTGDIRQGDTFNQLLK